The genomic DNA TGGGTGTCGGGCGGCGGCCAACTGTTGCTCGCCGTGGCGGGGTTTCTGTTGTTCTGCGCGTGGTTCGTCAACGTGCTCCAGCAATACTACGGCCTGATCGACAGTGATCGACCGGTGCATTTGCATCCCGGCTGGGCGGCGGCGGGCGTGGGTGTTTTTGCGCTGGCGTGGTTGTGGGCGCTGGTCACCAGCATCAGTTTGCTGCGCGAAGGGCGGCGCAACGAGCGGGAAGGCCGGCTGCCGCCGCTTTGACGCCGCTTGCAACCCGGCACGTCCCGCCGCACTTTGTGGTCATGGCCAAGCTGACCACCGCCCAAATCAAGGCCGCTCTGGCGTCGCTGCCGGAGTGGAAAAAACAGGGTTCTCTGATTGCGCGCACCTTCGTCTTCAAGGACTTTCCGGCGGCGTTGCGGTTTGTGAACAAGGTGGCCGTGGCCGCCGAAAAGGCCTGGCACCATCCCGACATCGACATTCGCTGGAACCGCGTCACGCTGGCGCTGACCACGCACGACGAAGGCGGACTGACCGCCAAGGATTTCCAGCTCGCCCAAAAGTTCAACCGGCTGGCGTAAGGTCGGTCAGAACCCGTTGCGCGTCCTGCGGCCAGATATTTTTCGCTTCGTCCATTGTTTCATGCCAGCCCTCGCCGACCACGCGGTTCAAGCGCTGTTCAAGCAGCATTTCGGATTTCGCCCGGCGCAC from Verrucomicrobiia bacterium includes the following:
- a CDS encoding 4a-hydroxytetrahydrobiopterin dehydratase, translating into MAKLTTAQIKAALASLPEWKKQGSLIARTFVFKDFPAALRFVNKVAVAAEKAWHHPDIDIRWNRVTLALTTHDEGGLTAKDFQLAQKFNRLA